One Castanea sativa cultivar Marrone di Chiusa Pesio chromosome 4, ASM4071231v1 DNA window includes the following coding sequences:
- the LOC142631954 gene encoding uncharacterized protein LOC142631954 isoform X1, translating to MGCFPSKKRSLGSPNGPEDPKLEPCVPPPQRQPKELVEKLVKQGFAEADVRSALEISNCDEILAIKILRFAERAQAGSDTNTKLWQPDEQQVQKLVEMGFAETAVRSALEAVNGDEILAIKMLRFAECAQAGNDTNTKLWQPDEQQVQKLVEMGFVEAAVRSALEAVNGDDILSIKMLRFAKCAPVGNDTNTKLWQPDELQVQKLVEMGFAKVPVGSALEAVNGNEILAIKMLRFAECAQAGNDTNTKLWQPDEQQVQKLVKMGFAEAAVRSALEAVNGGEILATKMLCFEKCAPAGNDTDRTMSSITEEQSQYLEEMSCAKPFERSALEAANGNQMMALQILLFARCLSAGYDTNTKLWQPDEQQVQKLVEMGFAEAAVRSALEAVNGNEILAIKMLRFAECAPAGIDTNMKLWQPDEQQVQKLVEIGFAEAAVRIALEAVTGNEILAIKMLRFAECAQAGNDTNSQLWQPDEQQVQKLVEMGFAEAAVRSALEAVNGNEILAIKMLRFAECAQAGNDTNTKLWQPDKQQVQKLVEMGFAEADVRNALEAVNGDEILAFKMLRFAKCAPAGNDTNTSV from the exons ATGGGATGCTTTCCGTCAAAGAAAAGGTCTCTTGGCAGCCCCAACGGCCCCGAGGATCCGAAATTAGAACCTTGCGTACCGCCACCG CAACGGCAGCCTAAAGAGCTGGTGGAAAAACTTGTGAAGCAGGGCTTTGCTGAAGCTGATGTGAGAAGTGCTCTGGAAATTTCTAATTGTGATGAAATTTTGGCTATTAAAATTCTTCGCTTTGCAGAGCGTGCACAAGCTGGAAGTGATACAAATACAAAG CTATGGCAGCCTGATGAGCAGCAGGTGCAAAAACTTGTGGAGATGGGCTTTGCTGAAACTGCTGTGAGAAGTGCTCTGGAAGCTGTTAATGGTGATGAAATCTTGGCTATTAAAATGCTTCGCTTTGCAGAGTGTGCACAAGCTGGAAATGATACAAATACAAAG CTATGGCAGCCTGATGAGCAGCAAGTGCAAAAACTTGTGGAGATGGGCTTTGTTGAAGCTGCTGTGAGAAGTGCTCTAGAAGCTGTTAATGGTGATGACATCTTGTCTATTAAAATGCTTCGCTTTGCAAAGTGTGCACCAGTTGGAAATGATACAAATACAAAG CTATGGCAGCCTGATGAGCTGCAGGTGCAAAAACTTGTGGAGATGGGCTTTGCTAAAGTTCCTGTGGGAAGTGCTCTGGAAGCTGTTAACGGTAATGAAATCTTGGCTATTAAAATGCTTCGCTTTGCAGAGTGTGCACAAGCTGGAAATGATACAAATACAAAG TTATGGCAGCCTGATGAGCAGCAGGTGCAAAAACTTGTGAAGATGGGCTTTGCTGAAGCTGCTGTGAGAAGTGCTCTGGAAGCTGTTAATGGTGGTGAAATCTTGGCTACTAAAATGCTTTGCTTTGAAAAGTGTGCACCCGCTGGAAATGATACAGATAGAACG ATGTCATCTATTACTGAGGAGCAGTCTCAGTACCTTGAGGAGATGAGCTGTGCTAAACCTTTTGAGAGAAGTGCTCTGGAAGCTGCTAATGGTAACCAAATGATGGCTTTGCAAATTCTTCTCTTTGCAAGGTGTCTATCAGCTGGATATGATACAAATACAAAG CTATGGCAGCCTGATGAGCAGCAGGTGCAAAAACTTGTGGAGATGGGCTTTGCTGAAGCTGCTGTGAGAAGTGCTTTGGAAGCTGTTAATGGTAATGAAATCTTGGCTATTAAAATGCTTCGCTTTGCAGAGTGTGCACCAGCTGGAATAGATACAAATATGAAG CTATGGCAGCCTGATGAGCAGCAGGTGCAAAAACTTGTGGAGATTGGCTTTGCTGAAGCTGCTGTGAGAATTGCTCTGGAAGCTGTTACTGGTAATGAAATCTTGGCTATTAAAATGCTTCGCTTTGCAGAGTGTGCACAAGCTGGAAATGATACAAATTCACAG CTATGGCAGCCTGATGAGCAGCAGGTGCAAAAACTTGTGGAGATGGGCTTTGCTGAAGCTGCTGTGAGAAGTGCTTTGGAAGCTGTTAATGGTAATGAAATCTTGGCTATTAAAATGCTTCGCTTTGCAGAGTGTGCACAAGCTGGAAATGATACAAATACAAAG CTATGGCAGCCTGATAAGCAGCAGGTGCAAAAACTTGTGGAGATGGGCTTTGCTGAAGCTGATGTGAGAAATGCTCTGGAAGCTGTTAATGGTGATGAAATCTTGGCTTTTAAAATGCTTCGCTTTGCAAAGTGTGCACCAGCTGGAAATGATACAAATACATCGGTTTA G
- the LOC142631954 gene encoding uncharacterized protein LOC142631954 isoform X4, with the protein MGCFPSKKRSLGSPNGPEDPKLEPCVPPPQRQPKELVEKLVKQGFAEADVRSALEISNCDEILAIKILRFAERAQAGSDTNTKLWQPDEQQVQKLVEMGFAETAVRSALEAVNGDEILAIKMLRFAECAQAGNDTNTKLWQPDEQQVQKLVEMGFVEAAVRSALEAVNGDDILSIKMLRFAKCAPVGNDTNTKLWQPDELQVQKLVEMGFAKVPVGSALEAVNGNEILAIKMLRFAECAQAGNDTNTKLWQPDEQQVQKLVEMGFAEAAVRSALEAVNGNEILAIKMLRFAECAPAGIDTNMKLWQPDEQQVQKLVEIGFAEAAVRIALEAVTGNEILAIKMLRFAECAQAGNDTNSQLWQPDEQQVQKLVEMGFAEAAVRSALEAVNGNEILAIKMLRFAECAQAGNDTNTKLWQPDKQQVQKLVEMGFAEADVRNALEAVNGDEILAFKMLRFAKCAPAGNDTNTSV; encoded by the exons ATGGGATGCTTTCCGTCAAAGAAAAGGTCTCTTGGCAGCCCCAACGGCCCCGAGGATCCGAAATTAGAACCTTGCGTACCGCCACCG CAACGGCAGCCTAAAGAGCTGGTGGAAAAACTTGTGAAGCAGGGCTTTGCTGAAGCTGATGTGAGAAGTGCTCTGGAAATTTCTAATTGTGATGAAATTTTGGCTATTAAAATTCTTCGCTTTGCAGAGCGTGCACAAGCTGGAAGTGATACAAATACAAAG CTATGGCAGCCTGATGAGCAGCAGGTGCAAAAACTTGTGGAGATGGGCTTTGCTGAAACTGCTGTGAGAAGTGCTCTGGAAGCTGTTAATGGTGATGAAATCTTGGCTATTAAAATGCTTCGCTTTGCAGAGTGTGCACAAGCTGGAAATGATACAAATACAAAG CTATGGCAGCCTGATGAGCAGCAAGTGCAAAAACTTGTGGAGATGGGCTTTGTTGAAGCTGCTGTGAGAAGTGCTCTAGAAGCTGTTAATGGTGATGACATCTTGTCTATTAAAATGCTTCGCTTTGCAAAGTGTGCACCAGTTGGAAATGATACAAATACAAAG CTATGGCAGCCTGATGAGCTGCAGGTGCAAAAACTTGTGGAGATGGGCTTTGCTAAAGTTCCTGTGGGAAGTGCTCTGGAAGCTGTTAACGGTAATGAAATCTTGGCTATTAAAATGCTTCGCTTTGCAGAGTGTGCACAAGCTGGAAATGATACAAATACAAAG CTATGGCAGCCTGATGAGCAGCAGGTGCAAAAACTTGTGGAGATGGGCTTTGCTGAAGCTGCTGTGAGAAGTGCTTTGGAAGCTGTTAATGGTAATGAAATCTTGGCTATTAAAATGCTTCGCTTTGCAGAGTGTGCACCAGCTGGAATAGATACAAATATGAAG CTATGGCAGCCTGATGAGCAGCAGGTGCAAAAACTTGTGGAGATTGGCTTTGCTGAAGCTGCTGTGAGAATTGCTCTGGAAGCTGTTACTGGTAATGAAATCTTGGCTATTAAAATGCTTCGCTTTGCAGAGTGTGCACAAGCTGGAAATGATACAAATTCACAG CTATGGCAGCCTGATGAGCAGCAGGTGCAAAAACTTGTGGAGATGGGCTTTGCTGAAGCTGCTGTGAGAAGTGCTTTGGAAGCTGTTAATGGTAATGAAATCTTGGCTATTAAAATGCTTCGCTTTGCAGAGTGTGCACAAGCTGGAAATGATACAAATACAAAG CTATGGCAGCCTGATAAGCAGCAGGTGCAAAAACTTGTGGAGATGGGCTTTGCTGAAGCTGATGTGAGAAATGCTCTGGAAGCTGTTAATGGTGATGAAATCTTGGCTTTTAAAATGCTTCGCTTTGCAAAGTGTGCACCAGCTGGAAATGATACAAATACATCGGTTTAG
- the LOC142631954 gene encoding uncharacterized protein LOC142631954 isoform X3, producing the protein MEPVFTIQVSLKQRQPKELVEKLVKQGFAEADVRSALEISNCDEILAIKILRFAERAQAGSDTNTKLWQPDEQQVQKLVEMGFAETAVRSALEAVNGDEILAIKMLRFAECAQAGNDTNTKLWQPDEQQVQKLVEMGFVEAAVRSALEAVNGDDILSIKMLRFAKCAPVGNDTNTKLWQPDELQVQKLVEMGFAKVPVGSALEAVNGNEILAIKMLRFAECAQAGNDTNTKLWQPDEQQVQKLVKMGFAEAAVRSALEAVNGGEILATKMLCFEKCAPAGNDTDRTMSSITEEQSQYLEEMSCAKPFERSALEAANGNQMMALQILLFARCLSAGYDTNTKLWQPDEQQVQKLVEMGFAEAAVRSALEAVNGNEILAIKMLRFAECAPAGIDTNMKLWQPDEQQVQKLVEIGFAEAAVRIALEAVTGNEILAIKMLRFAECAQAGNDTNSQLWQPDEQQVQKLVEMGFAEAAVRSALEAVNGNEILAIKMLRFAECAQAGNDTNTKLWQPDKQQVQKLVEMGFAEADVRNALEAVNGDEILAFKMLRFAKCAPAGNDTNTSV; encoded by the exons ATGGAGCCAGTGTTCACAATCCAGGTATCATTAAAG CAACGGCAGCCTAAAGAGCTGGTGGAAAAACTTGTGAAGCAGGGCTTTGCTGAAGCTGATGTGAGAAGTGCTCTGGAAATTTCTAATTGTGATGAAATTTTGGCTATTAAAATTCTTCGCTTTGCAGAGCGTGCACAAGCTGGAAGTGATACAAATACAAAG CTATGGCAGCCTGATGAGCAGCAGGTGCAAAAACTTGTGGAGATGGGCTTTGCTGAAACTGCTGTGAGAAGTGCTCTGGAAGCTGTTAATGGTGATGAAATCTTGGCTATTAAAATGCTTCGCTTTGCAGAGTGTGCACAAGCTGGAAATGATACAAATACAAAG CTATGGCAGCCTGATGAGCAGCAAGTGCAAAAACTTGTGGAGATGGGCTTTGTTGAAGCTGCTGTGAGAAGTGCTCTAGAAGCTGTTAATGGTGATGACATCTTGTCTATTAAAATGCTTCGCTTTGCAAAGTGTGCACCAGTTGGAAATGATACAAATACAAAG CTATGGCAGCCTGATGAGCTGCAGGTGCAAAAACTTGTGGAGATGGGCTTTGCTAAAGTTCCTGTGGGAAGTGCTCTGGAAGCTGTTAACGGTAATGAAATCTTGGCTATTAAAATGCTTCGCTTTGCAGAGTGTGCACAAGCTGGAAATGATACAAATACAAAG TTATGGCAGCCTGATGAGCAGCAGGTGCAAAAACTTGTGAAGATGGGCTTTGCTGAAGCTGCTGTGAGAAGTGCTCTGGAAGCTGTTAATGGTGGTGAAATCTTGGCTACTAAAATGCTTTGCTTTGAAAAGTGTGCACCCGCTGGAAATGATACAGATAGAACG ATGTCATCTATTACTGAGGAGCAGTCTCAGTACCTTGAGGAGATGAGCTGTGCTAAACCTTTTGAGAGAAGTGCTCTGGAAGCTGCTAATGGTAACCAAATGATGGCTTTGCAAATTCTTCTCTTTGCAAGGTGTCTATCAGCTGGATATGATACAAATACAAAG CTATGGCAGCCTGATGAGCAGCAGGTGCAAAAACTTGTGGAGATGGGCTTTGCTGAAGCTGCTGTGAGAAGTGCTTTGGAAGCTGTTAATGGTAATGAAATCTTGGCTATTAAAATGCTTCGCTTTGCAGAGTGTGCACCAGCTGGAATAGATACAAATATGAAG CTATGGCAGCCTGATGAGCAGCAGGTGCAAAAACTTGTGGAGATTGGCTTTGCTGAAGCTGCTGTGAGAATTGCTCTGGAAGCTGTTACTGGTAATGAAATCTTGGCTATTAAAATGCTTCGCTTTGCAGAGTGTGCACAAGCTGGAAATGATACAAATTCACAG CTATGGCAGCCTGATGAGCAGCAGGTGCAAAAACTTGTGGAGATGGGCTTTGCTGAAGCTGCTGTGAGAAGTGCTTTGGAAGCTGTTAATGGTAATGAAATCTTGGCTATTAAAATGCTTCGCTTTGCAGAGTGTGCACAAGCTGGAAATGATACAAATACAAAG CTATGGCAGCCTGATAAGCAGCAGGTGCAAAAACTTGTGGAGATGGGCTTTGCTGAAGCTGATGTGAGAAATGCTCTGGAAGCTGTTAATGGTGATGAAATCTTGGCTTTTAAAATGCTTCGCTTTGCAAAGTGTGCACCAGCTGGAAATGATACAAATACATCGGTTTAG
- the LOC142631954 gene encoding uncharacterized protein LOC142631954 isoform X2: MGCFPSKKRSLGSPNGPEDPKLEPCVPPPQRQPKELVEKLVKQGFAEADVRSALEISNCDEILAIKILRFAERAQAGSDTNTKLWQPDEQQVQKLVEMGFAETAVRSALEAVNGDEILAIKMLRFAECAQAGNDTNTKLWQPDEQQVQKLVEMGFVEAAVRSALEAVNGDDILSIKMLRFAKCAPVGNDTNTKLWQPDELQVQKLVEMGFAKVPVGSALEAVNGNEILAIKMLRFAECAQAGNDTNTKLWQPDEQQVQKLVKMGFAEAAVRSALEAVNGGEILATKMLCFEKCAPAGNDTDRTMSSITEEQSQYLEEMSCAKPFERSALEAANGNQMMALQILLFARCLSAGYDTNTKLWQPDEQQVQKLVEMGFAEAAVRSALEAVNGNEILAIKMLRFAECAPAGIDTNMKLWQPDEQQVQKLVEIGFAEAAVRIALEAVTGNEILAIKMLRFAECAQAGNDTNSQLWQPDEQQVQKLVEMGFAEAAVRSALEAVNGNEILAIKMLRFAECAQAGNDTNTKLWQPDKQQVQKLVEMGFAEADVRNALEAVNGDEILAFKMLRFAKCAPAGNDTNTSV, encoded by the exons ATGGGATGCTTTCCGTCAAAGAAAAGGTCTCTTGGCAGCCCCAACGGCCCCGAGGATCCGAAATTAGAACCTTGCGTACCGCCACCG CAACGGCAGCCTAAAGAGCTGGTGGAAAAACTTGTGAAGCAGGGCTTTGCTGAAGCTGATGTGAGAAGTGCTCTGGAAATTTCTAATTGTGATGAAATTTTGGCTATTAAAATTCTTCGCTTTGCAGAGCGTGCACAAGCTGGAAGTGATACAAATACAAAG CTATGGCAGCCTGATGAGCAGCAGGTGCAAAAACTTGTGGAGATGGGCTTTGCTGAAACTGCTGTGAGAAGTGCTCTGGAAGCTGTTAATGGTGATGAAATCTTGGCTATTAAAATGCTTCGCTTTGCAGAGTGTGCACAAGCTGGAAATGATACAAATACAAAG CTATGGCAGCCTGATGAGCAGCAAGTGCAAAAACTTGTGGAGATGGGCTTTGTTGAAGCTGCTGTGAGAAGTGCTCTAGAAGCTGTTAATGGTGATGACATCTTGTCTATTAAAATGCTTCGCTTTGCAAAGTGTGCACCAGTTGGAAATGATACAAATACAAAG CTATGGCAGCCTGATGAGCTGCAGGTGCAAAAACTTGTGGAGATGGGCTTTGCTAAAGTTCCTGTGGGAAGTGCTCTGGAAGCTGTTAACGGTAATGAAATCTTGGCTATTAAAATGCTTCGCTTTGCAGAGTGTGCACAAGCTGGAAATGATACAAATACAAAG TTATGGCAGCCTGATGAGCAGCAGGTGCAAAAACTTGTGAAGATGGGCTTTGCTGAAGCTGCTGTGAGAAGTGCTCTGGAAGCTGTTAATGGTGGTGAAATCTTGGCTACTAAAATGCTTTGCTTTGAAAAGTGTGCACCCGCTGGAAATGATACAGATAGAACG ATGTCATCTATTACTGAGGAGCAGTCTCAGTACCTTGAGGAGATGAGCTGTGCTAAACCTTTTGAGAGAAGTGCTCTGGAAGCTGCTAATGGTAACCAAATGATGGCTTTGCAAATTCTTCTCTTTGCAAGGTGTCTATCAGCTGGATATGATACAAATACAAAG CTATGGCAGCCTGATGAGCAGCAGGTGCAAAAACTTGTGGAGATGGGCTTTGCTGAAGCTGCTGTGAGAAGTGCTTTGGAAGCTGTTAATGGTAATGAAATCTTGGCTATTAAAATGCTTCGCTTTGCAGAGTGTGCACCAGCTGGAATAGATACAAATATGAAG CTATGGCAGCCTGATGAGCAGCAGGTGCAAAAACTTGTGGAGATTGGCTTTGCTGAAGCTGCTGTGAGAATTGCTCTGGAAGCTGTTACTGGTAATGAAATCTTGGCTATTAAAATGCTTCGCTTTGCAGAGTGTGCACAAGCTGGAAATGATACAAATTCACAG CTATGGCAGCCTGATGAGCAGCAGGTGCAAAAACTTGTGGAGATGGGCTTTGCTGAAGCTGCTGTGAGAAGTGCTTTGGAAGCTGTTAATGGTAATGAAATCTTGGCTATTAAAATGCTTCGCTTTGCAGAGTGTGCACAAGCTGGAAATGATACAAATACAAAG CTATGGCAGCCTGATAAGCAGCAGGTGCAAAAACTTGTGGAGATGGGCTTTGCTGAAGCTGATGTGAGAAATGCTCTGGAAGCTGTTAATGGTGATGAAATCTTGGCTTTTAAAATGCTTCGCTTTGCAAAGTGTGCACCAGCTGGAAATGATACAAATACATCGGTTTAG